The sequence below is a genomic window from Gossypium hirsutum isolate 1008001.06 chromosome A11, Gossypium_hirsutum_v2.1, whole genome shotgun sequence.
CCAATTCTTCAGAGCTCTGAGAGAACATTGGATGCTCCTGATCTCGTTGACGATTTTTACCTGAATTTATTGGATTGGGGCAGCAGCAATGTACTAGCTATAGCACTCGGAAACACTGTTTATCTGTGGGATGCTTCAGATAGTTCTACTTCAGAACTTGTCACTGTTGATGATGAAAATGGACCAGTAACAAGTGTGAGTTGGGCTCCTGATGGTCGGCATATTGCCATCGGCTTAAACAATTCCGAAGTACAACTATGGGATTCGGCTTCCAACCGACAGGTTCGATGTTGTAGACTTATTTGCAGCCTGTCCTTTTTGTTCTTCTAACGTTTACTCTGATACTAATCTTTCTGTTTGTTGCTGCAGCTGCGTACTCTGAGAGGGTGTCATAGATCAAGAGTGGGTTCAATGGCATGGAACAATCACATCCTCACGACAGGAGGAATGGATGGTCAGATTGTTAACAACGATGTGAGAATTAGATCCCATATTGTCGAAACTTACAGAGGGCATCAGCAAGAGGTTTGTGGGCTGAAATGGTCGGCTTCCGGGCAACAACTAGCCAGTGGAGGCAATGATAATGTTGTTCACATATGGGATAGGTCCATGGCATCTTCAAATTCACCAACTCAATGGCTACACAGGTTGGAGGAGCATACCTCAGCTGTCAAAGCCCTTGCCTGGTGCCCTTTCCAGAGCAATTTGCTGGCCACAGGTGGAGGTGGCGGCGATCGAACCATCAAGTTTTGGAACACAAACACTGGTGCATGCTTGAATTCAGTTGACACCGGCTCTCAGGTTTGCTCATTGCTGTGGAGCAAGAATGAGAGGGAGCTATTGAGTTCTCATGGATTTACTCAGAACCAATTAACTCTT
It includes:
- the LOC121209580 gene encoding cell division cycle 20.2, cofactor of APC complex → MDAGSLKSFSNLKGQSRCPLQEQLLSRKNSKENMDRFIPNRSAMDFDYAHYMLTDGRKIKENQTVCSPAREAYRKQLAETLNMNRTRILAFKNKPPAPVELFPSEHSTTSVHPTKSAKPRRHIPQSSERTLDAPDLVDDFYLNLLDWGSSNVLAIALGNTVYLWDASDSSTSELVTVDDENGPVTSVSWAPDGRHIAIGLNNSEVQLWDSASNRQLRTLRGCHRSRVGSMAWNNHILTTGGMDGQIVNNDVRIRSHIVETYRGHQQEVCGLKWSASGQQLASGGNDNVVHIWDRSMASSNSPTQWLHRLEEHTSAVKALAWCPFQSNLLATGGGGGDRTIKFWNTNTGACLNSVDTGSQVCSLLWSKNERELLSSHGFTQNQLTLWKYPSMVKMAELTGHTSRVLYMAQSPDGCTVASAAGDETLRFWNVFGVPEVAKTAPKVNREPFSHLNRIR